In the genome of Parcubacteria group bacterium, the window CCTCGTCATTGAAACCCGGCCATTCAACGGATGGCTGATAGAAATTTCAGAAATAAACCTTGAAAATACCCTGGATCAGGGATCGCAAATAAAATCCGGAGATAAGATTGGAAAATCGCTAAGTGAAAATCTTGAAGTTGCGTTGTCGGGATTCAACAGATCCCAAAAGGATGTGAACCATAAAGATTACTCGGAGAAAAATTTGGATCCATTCTTTCCCCATCTTAATGATTCCGTAAGCAAAGAATTCTCCGATAGAGAAGCAACGGCTGATATAATGAAGGTTTCCAAAATAGATCGCGATGCCGCAGAATGCAGCTTCAAACTAAACAATGACGAGGATTGGATAATTTTAGAATAAATTAACTTTTTACAATAATCCGCTGTAAGCCGACATCATTATTTTCAAAAACCACGGAATTAGGACGATGAGCCCGATAATCGGCAAAACCACCGTAGCGATCGAAATAATCAGCGTCCAAAGAAAATATTTTCTGGTTTTTTCGACCGATTTGTAAATCGCCTCCAGCTTTTTGTCCTGCTCTTCAATTTTATTGAGTATTTCTTGTTCCATAAACTGATTATACCAGAAATATTGATTTTTTAATAATCTTAAGTTAAGATTGAAAATGTATTGGGTCGTAGCCAAGTGGTAAGGCAACGGGTTCTGATCCCGTGATGCGTAGGTTCGAATCCTACCGACCCAACAAAAAAATATCCCTTATTTCGGGATATTTTTATTTTTCTGAATTTTATAAACTGTAACCTGAAAACTACACCCTACTTTTTCAGATACCTTCTAATCGCAATGAAACTCGAAATTACTCCCAGCAATATTCCCAAAGAAAATAGGATTCCAAAAATCTGCCAGAAATTTGAAAGGTAGAGCGCCATCAGATTATCCTCCGAAATTGTTCTCTGCACAAAAGATGAAATAAGCTTTGCTGTGACCAAAAGCATAACCGCGCTGACAATTGAAGCGGAAAATCCGTAAAATATTCCTTCAAAAATGAAAGGCATCCTAATGTACAAATTGGAAGCCCCAACCAATCTTTCAATTTCAAATTCCTGTTTATGGGAATAGATAGTAATCCTGATTGCATTAAAAGTTATGAGTATGGCGATAAGGACAAAAATTAATCCCAGAATCATTCCAATTTCTTTTGAAAAATTGACTATTTTATTCAGGCGTTCGATAATAATTTTATTTTTATCATAATTAATCCTGCTTATATCTTCCCTAAAATCAGAACTTTCGATAGATTTATTGATGATGTCATATTGCTCCGACTGATTGGCTTTAATCACTAAAGACGCCAAAAGAGGATTTTCTCCTATTTCATCCAGTGCTTGTTTGATTGCCGGATCGTTATTTCCCATTTCCATAAACTCCCGCAGCGCCTGATCCTTGGAAACATACTCCACCGATTTTACCTCTTTGTACGATTGAAGTTTGTTTTTAATCGCCACAATATCATTCTCTTTCATCGCAGGATTGAAATAGATGCTAATATTGATTTTTCCCTTAACATTCTCAAGCAAAAGATTGGCGGTTATGCCAATCATAAAAGTCAGACTGATGAGATACAAAGAAATTGTGAGAATGCTGATTGTCGCCACGCTTAACCAGCCATTTCTTATGAAATTTTGAAATCCCTCTTTTAGAGTCCGCCAAAGTTTTAGAATCTTCATTGAATTCGAATGGTTGCGAATCTTTAAACAATATATTCGAATAAATTTGTTTAATATTCGCGACTATTAGCGTTTACAAGTTATACTTGCCTTTTTGAATATCGCTTACCAGCTTGCCTTTCTCCATAATTAACACTCTCCTATTT includes:
- a CDS encoding permease-like cell division protein FtsX, which encodes MKILKLWRTLKEGFQNFIRNGWLSVATISILTISLYLISLTFMIGITANLLLENVKGKINISIYFNPAMKENDIVAIKNKLQSYKEVKSVEYVSKDQALREFMEMGNNDPAIKQALDEIGENPLLASLVIKANQSEQYDIINKSIESSDFREDISRINYDKNKIIIERLNKIVNFSKEIGMILGLIFVLIAILITFNAIRITIYSHKQEFEIERLVGASNLYIRMPFIFEGIFYGFSASIVSAVMLLVTAKLISSFVQRTISEDNLMALYLSNFWQIFGILFSLGILLGVISSFIAIRRYLKK